Proteins encoded within one genomic window of Felis catus isolate Fca126 chromosome C1, F.catus_Fca126_mat1.0, whole genome shotgun sequence:
- the UBL4B gene encoding ubiquitin-like protein 4B, with amino-acid sequence MFLTVKLVLGQRCSLKVSGQESVAMLKKLVSERLQVPEEQQHLLFRGQLLADDKRLSDYRIGPNASINVIMRPLAKSAPGEAHQPQPLWHHLGLVLAKHFEPQDTKAVLRLLKREHQERLQRISLGDLERLAQCLLVEEPVVEPPGEKEPEAETSEPQDKEEEEEAEEEEEGKADQ; translated from the coding sequence ATGTTCCTCACAGTCAAGCTGGTTCTGGGCCAGCGATGCAGCCTAAAGGTGTCAGGGCAAGAGAGTGTGGCCATGCTGAAGAAGCTGGTGTCGGAGCGACTGCAGGTGCCCGAGGAGCAGCAGCACCTGCTCTTCCGAGGCCAGCTTCTGGCCGATGACAAGCGTCTCTCCGACTACCGCATCGGGCCCAACGCCTCCATCAATGTCATCATGCGGCCCTTGGCAAAGTCCGCTCCCGGGGAGGcccaccagccccagcccctgtggCACCATCTGGGCCTGGTCTTAGCCAAACACTTTGAGCCCCAGGACACAAAGGCGGTGCTGCGGCTGCTGAAGCGGGAGCACCAGGAGCGCCTGCAGAGGATAAGCCTGGGTGACCTGGAGCGGCTGGCGCAGTGCCTCCTGGTAGAGGAGCCGGTAGTGGAGCCCCCGGGGGAGAAGGAGCCTGAGGCCGAGACCTCGGAGCCCcaagacaaggaggaggaggaggaagcagaggaagaggaggaggggaaggctgATCAGTAA